The Metabacillus schmidteae nucleotide sequence ATAAAGAAAGACAATTCATTATATCGCTGCTGTTATCGTTTTTAATTGGCTTTATCATATTTACGGTTTCCAATAATTTCGTTGAACCGTTAACCATTTCAAAGGAAGTAAAGATCCTTCTTAATCGTTTTTTTCTCGTTTTTATAATTATAGGAATGGTTTTTATCCATCTCCTTTTTCATAAGAAGGTTAGTTTGTATAATGAAAAACCTGATTGGAAAAATCCGATCGTCTTACCGTTCCATAAAATTAATACTTTTAGGTTTTGGTTGATTGGAATAATTGTTAATGGCATGATCTATTTGTTTTTTATTGTTCAAAAAGATGTAGAGTATATCCAATCTCTACTATTGTTTTGTTTGTTTTTTTCAATGATTAATGCCGTTTTTGAGGAAGTTATTTGGAGAGGAATCATGCTTTCGTCTCTTATGGAGTTTAGTACCACAAGGTATTCTGTCATCGTAACAAGTGTTGGTTTTGGACTTCTCCATCTAGCAATTGGTTTTTCTATTTTTCTCAGTTTGTTAATTTCAGTCGCAGGAGTAATTTATGCGTTAATCACACTCAAAACAAACAGTCTCTATCCGAGTATTGCTTTTCATATCGTCGTTAATATAGGAATGGTATATAGCGGGTTTATACTATAAAGAATGGTAAGTAGAGGATTTATTTATGGATCAAAATGATAAAGGAACATTTAAATTACCTCAATTTTTTCTCTATTCCAGGAGGTGACATAGCTGGTACAGTTGAAGTTGTTGGTAAATATAAATATTAGGAATTAATCCAAAAAAAAGAGGGGCTGCTAAATACTTGCAGCTCCACTATTATTTTTTTAAATCGCAGCTTCTTTATGTATAACCGATTTAATACTCCACTCCAATGGTGAATAGTTCCCATCTGGACGGTTTAAGTTTATTCTCTCAGTTAGTGGTGTGGTCCGATTACACATGAAACGAGGAACGCCTGAGTGATTCTGTGATGCAGCATGATATAAAAATGGATGACATAAAATAACATCTCCAGGGTTTCCGGTGGTTTCAACAACCTGAAGCTTGATCCCATCTTCATCAACATACGGACTTTCCATAAATTTCTTTATCCGATACTGTTCAACACTCTCATGTTTTAGCTCATTTTGTTCAAAACTAGTACCTGTATTATCCTTTTTATTAGAGGCAGTTAATTCCGAAAACCACGGGTGCTGCTCATTCAAAGTACGAATGCCGTCACCTAGCTCAATTCCGTCTGGTTGGTTGGAAAGAAATTTTGCTACCACTTTATGTGAGCCTTCTGCTACAAGCGTTCCCCCGCCTTGTTTTCCTATTTCAGAAAATAAATTTAAGCAAAGCAGGCCTTGTTCTGGGCTGTCAATATAATGGCGAAAATGAATACCATCCCAATGCCATCCTGTATTCGCTACATTCCATGGTTGGTCAGCACCTTGAGAAAAATTAACTGGCCACCATCCATAGCCAACCTTCTTTTCACTCTCACCATATACTGTCCTGTTCGCCCATCGGCCCTCCCCGACAAGATCTTCAATTGCATCTGCTAATCTTTTTGTATTACATTTCTGGAATTCTTCATGTTCATAGTTTTCATGTAAATGGACCATTTCTTCCGTCCAAGTTGATCGATCATTCTTTAGTACTCCTCGTTTCTCAACATTTTCCCATACAATTTTTTGAGCTTCTAACGCCACCTCTTTTGGAAAAGCTTGTTCAACCTTTACCCAACCTAATTCAATGAATTGATTGACTTGTTCCTGATTTAGCACCTTATATTTCGTCATTCATATCCTTATCTTTAAGTATGGATAGACTAAAGTAATAAAAGCTCAAGGGTGTGTTATCTTTCGTCTCTAAATCTCGTCTATTTCCAACTTATTACTATATTTTAAAAATAACATCCGTCATTGACTGACTTTATCATAATCATCAAACTAACTAGCTCATTAACTGTCCGCCATTAACCTCTATTATTTCTCCCGTTATATAATTAGCATATTTTGATGCTAAAAATAATATAGAACCTACAGTCTCTTCAGGGGTACCTTCTCTTCCCATTGGAATCTGTTCCACCGCATTTGCCCTTTGTTCTAATGTAGAATACTTGTCATGGAATGGAGTTGTAATGACTCCAGGGGCAACTGCATTAACCAAAATATTATATTCAATTAAATCCTTGGCTAAACCTTTTGTTAATGTGCTTACTCCACCTTTTGATGCTGCATATGCAATACTACCTGCTCCGCCTCCATTTTTTGCCGCGATCGAAGTAAGATTAATAATTCTGCCTTTTCCTTGCTTTTTCATAAGAGGAAGCACTGCTTTCGTTACGAGATAGACAGATTTTAAATTCACATCGATAATTTGATCCCATAACTCTTCTTCTAAATCTTCTAATCTAGATCTTTTAATTAATGCACCCGCATTATTTACTAATATATCAATTTTCCCAAATTCTTGATCTATTTGTTGAACCATTGATTCCACGTTTTCTTTGTTTGAAACATCTCCGTGTACTAAAAAAGCTCGATTGCCTTTAGATTGAATTTCTTCTACTAAAGATTGTGCTTGCTCAATGTTACTGTTTGCATGAACAATAACATCTGCTCCATTTTCAGAAAATTCTAAAGCTGCAGATCTTCCGATACCTGTACTGCTTCCAGTAATCCATACAACTTGACCTTTAAATGAATCCATCGTAACACCTCTTTTATCTTTTAGTTAAAAGTTGGTAACCAAAGAGAACTACTTGGAACAAATTTTATGAACTGTATACTACTATTGATAACATAAATAAACAGGTAGTGAACATGATCGTACCATGTGGTGGTGTCAATGTTCCTATGCTAATTCAGTAAGTTAAGGAGTCATTTAATTAAAAGATAACGTTTAAGAACCCTTTACAAAAACAGTCTTAATTGACGTATAGAATTCTTTTGCAGCTTCACCTTGTTCACGAGAACCAGTACTTGAAGCCTTCATTCCTCCAAATGGAGCTTGCAGTTCAACACCAGCACTTTCAGCATTTACACGAACAAGACCTGCCTCCATATCATCAATAAAACGTAAGAAGGAACTAATATTACTTGTGAAGATTGATGCACTTAATCCGTATTTTGAATCATTTGCAACATCAATTGCTTTTTCTAATGAATCTACTTTCAATAATGCTAATACAGGTCCAAAAATTTCTTCTTGTGCAATGCTCATGTCAGAGTTTACATTTTCAAAGACGGCTGGACGAACAAAGAAACCATTTTGATATTCTGCATCAGTTAGCACTTCACCACCATAAATAAGTGAGGCACCTTCTTGCTTACCTTTTTCAATATAGCTGCATACCGTGTTGAATTGGCCCTCACTTGCACAAGGTCCCATCCAAATACCATCTTTCAATCCATCACCGATTGTAATTTCATCTATTTTATTAAGCAGTAATTCTTTAAATTGATGATAAATATCTGCCTCAACAATCACACGACTTGTTGCCGTACATTTTTGTCCAGTAGATTTTAAGCCGCCGCTTAATACAGCATCAACAGCTAATTGTAGATCAGCATCTTTTGCTACGATTACTGGATTTTTACCACCCATTTCAAGTTGGTATTTAATCCCTCTATCTGTTGCTGATTTCGCAACGTTTTTACCAACACCTTCTGAACCAGTAAACGTAATGCCATTAAGTAATGGATGATCGATAAGTCCTTGACCAATAACGGACCCAGAACCTGTAATGAAATTAAGAACCCCTTGTGGAAATCCGGCTTTCGCAAAGCATTCAACAACTTTAGCAGCAGTCACTGCAGCCTCGGTAGCTGGTTTAAACACAACGGTATTTCCATACACTAATGCTGGTGCAATTTTCCAAATAGGAATAGCTACTGGGAAGTTCCATGGTGTAATAACACCGACAACACCTAGAGGAGTTCTTCTCGTAAACATAAGTGCTTCAGGATCTGTTGATGGAATTGTATCCCCCTCTGAACGCATTCCTTCTCCAGCATAATAACGGAGAATAGCCACTCCTCTTGCTGTTTCACCTTTTGCTTCTGGTAATGTTTTACCCATTTCACGTGTCATCGTTACTGCGATATCCTCAAGGTTTTCTTCTAGAATATCCGCTACTTTATAAAGCAATTGCCCACGTGCAACTTGACCTAACTTACGCCATCCTTTTTTGGCATTGTGTGCTGCATTTACAGCTTCATCTAAATCAGACTTTGATGATTTTTGTACAAGACCTACAACCTCTTCTTTATTTGCTGGATTATAGCTCGCAATCACATCTTGATCAGATGAATGTTTCCATTCATTATTAATAAAATTTAAAAATGTTTGTGCTGCTGTTTTAGTTTGACTCACAAAAATCCACTCCCTATTAAAAAATTAACTTATTAAAATCCCAGGTTGATAAATAAAATCACCCTTAGTTAGCAACAGATTCTTTTTTCACTAGTTGTTTTACTGGATTTCTAAGAGTGCCAACTCCTGAAATTTCAATTTCAATTGTATCTCCGTCATTTAATGTGAATTCATTTGGAGGAACAACACAAGTTCCAGTTAACAGTACTGTGCCATCAAAGATGTCGTTATCAAGTATTAAGTATGAAACTAATTCATCAAGCTTTCTTTTTAATTGATTTACACCGGCATTTCCTTCAAACACCTTCTCATTTTGACGGAAAATACGGCAAGTAATCGTTAATGCATATGGATCCTCTACAGCATCAGCAAGTAAGATTGCAGGACCAATTGAACATGAATTTTTCCACATTTTTGCCTGTGGAAGATAAAGAGGATTCTCACCTTCAATATCACGGCAACTCATATCGTTCCCAGCTATATAGCCTAAAACTTTTCCACCTTTATTAAGAACTAATCCTAATTCTGGTTCAGGAATTTGCCAATTAGAATCTGAGCGAAGATAAACTTCCTGTCCCGGACCAACTGTTCGTGCAGCTGTTGATTTAAAGAAAATTTCCGGACGCTCAGCATCATAAACTTTATCATAAAACGTTGTAGCATCCAGTTTTCCTTCCGTTGCTTCATAATTTCTAGCATCACGACTTTTTTCGTATGTAACTCCAGATGCCCATACTTCTGGTGCATCTATTGGTGTTGTAAGGATCATATTTTCATATTTTTCAAGTGGTTCATTTACAATAAACTCTTGGGCTAATGCTAATACTGTCTTTCCTTGTTTCTCTGCGTCGTTAACAAACGTCATAAAATCAGAGTATGGTAAGTCAAAAACAAAACCCTCCCTATCAACTGCTGCTAATTGAAGTTTGGCTTCATTCTTCTTATAACGTATTATTCTCATTAAAAACCCTCCTGTTTTATATTATAAAACTCTGTTCTGTTATATAGATAAAAATAGGCTAAGCCTATTCTAATCAAATCCTCTTATATCCATAACCTATTGATACGGATATTTGCTCACCTGTTTCTTTTAATAATGTTTTATACTCATCTATTATTTCATCTTTAGCCTTAGCAGAAGACAAAGACATACTGATAGCAGCTATGACCTTATCTGTATGATCCATAATTGGTACTGCTATACAAAAGATCCCAGGTTCATTTTCTTCATTGTCAATAGCAAACCCTTTAGTTCTAACGATTTGAAGTTCATTTAAAAACTCTTCTTTATCTGTTATTGTCTTATCAGTTCTTTGCTTAAATTGATAGTTAGACAGGATATCCTCAATTTCACGATCATTTTTAAAAGCTACTAAAGCTTTTCCAACAGCACTTGTGTGTATTGGGACACGACGCCCAATTTTCGAATAAAACACGGTAACTCCATGACCTTCTACTTTATCAATATAAACGCCTTCCTGGCCATCTAATATAACTAAATGAACAGTATTCTTTGTTTGATATGATAATAATTCTAAATATTTTCTTGCATTTGTACGAAGGTCCATATTTTCAATAACATAATTACCACGTTCAAACAATTTAAGGCCTAAGGAATACTTTCCATTCTCTTCATTTTGCTTAATGTAACTATGAGCCTGTAATGTTTTCAATAATGAATGAATTGTACTTTTATGGAGATTCATTCGTTTACTTATCTCTGTAATGCTTAATTCGTATTCACGATCATCAAAAAGTTCTAAAATTCGTAAAGCTCGTTCTACTGATTGGATAATTGGCACATTTCTCATTCCTTTTTGGTAACTAAGCGATTTAAAATAATTATATATTACATTTGTTTTCCTAGATATTAAAACATATTCGTTATTATAGTGTAATTACACCTTTTAAGAAAGACCAATTGATACAATGTGTATAGTTTTAAAACAAGCTTTATAACGCTTTCATTTCTTTACATAATAAACGTTTTATAATGTAAAACTAAATTTTATATTATAGCAACTTTATGGTAATCATATAGTACTATGATTATTTTTTCAATACTAAATTTTAAATTTTCTTAATTCGACATTTTTTATTGAAAACCTTTGATCTTCACTTCCCCTTACACCATGGCTTTCCAATGTATTTAGCATAAACTAAAAAAGACTGTATGGTGCATCAACACCAAACAGCCAGCTACAGCTATTTCCTTCAAGCGGATCAGAAAAATGGAGTAAATTACTCACCTTAACGTTGTCCTAAGCTCAAAGGCTATTATTTAACTAGAATCTTATAAGGAAAATAAGGATATTTAACAAGAGTTTCTTTATCATAATCAGGTTTAATAATATATGTATCTGACGTATGCACTGCAGGAGAAAAATTTGTACTTCCTGAACCATCATAATAAGTTGGTTTTACTTCCTCTTTGCTCATGTCCATTTGCTCCTTTTATGATATTTTCCTTTTAGTTATAGAACGATGAGAAAACATAATAATGACACTACTACATAAACTCATGTCTGTAGTTCTATTATATCATCAATATATAAGTCTTATATCCCGTTTTTCACAAAAATATTTTTAAAAATGTGATTATATTCACATCATTATAACTTAAAGAATTAAAACGAGCTTAGTTGATACTCTATACACATCCTTGTTAATTTTTCACCTACTTATTTAACTAGTTGTCTCCGCCAAATTTAACTATTCATAACTCAGATTTAAACTTAATTTAAATTTCGTCATGTATCATTTAATTATTGAGAAATTGTTTGTATTAGACAAAATAGAAAGTTGAGGGAAATAAATGTCTTTTTTAAAAAGCTGTACACTTTTCATAGCGGTCATTGCTTTTACTGCTTTATTTTCGGGTTGTGGGAAAGGTGAACCGATAGAAAATGCGGATCAATATATTTCAACAGTGGATTTAATGGATATTCCAGATGATGTAGAAGTTATTGGGTTAGGAGAAGCAACACATGGTAACATTGAATTTCAAGAATTAAAAAAACAGGTCTTTGAAACATTAATAAAAAAGGAAAATGTACGCGTCTTTATCTTGGAAGGTGATTTCGGAGGCGGGCAGCAGATCAACAACTATATCGTAAATGGAGAAGGCACCGCAGAAGCAGTTGTAAACTCCCTTGATTATAGCATTTATAAAACCAAACAAATGATGGATCTTGTTCAATGGATGCATGATTATAACGAGTCGGTAAAAGAGGATGAAAAAATTCGTTTTTATGGTAATGATATGCAGCGCTATGATTTCAGTAAAAAGGAACTATTTGCTTATTATGCTGGTGTAAATAAGGAGGTTGCAAATAAATATGCAGAACAGTTGAACCATGTTTCCAACGAAACAATGCGGGAATTAACAACTGAAAAATTGGAAAAGGTAGATGATACGGTCGATGACATCATTGGAGATTTACAATCAAACAAAGCGGAGTATTTGGAAAAATCGTCTCCTGAAGACTTCGCGTTTGCCACAGCATATGCACAAAATATGAAGCAGCGTGCACAATTGTTTTTAAATGAAGAAAACTACACACATCTACGCGATCAATATTTAGCTGAAAATTTACAATGGATTATTGAATATGAAAAAAAACGCGGAAATGATAAAGTATTCTTCACCGGACATAATGGTCATGTCGAAAAAACATCTGCCTCGGCTGCTGGCTATAAATCGATGGGTAATTATTTGGATGAGATATATGGAACGAAGTATTTTGCAATAGGTACTGATTTTATAAACAGCGAATTTCAGGCGAAGAGCGATGATTCCGGCAGCCGCAAAGTTTTTACAGTAGAGAATCATAATGAACTAGTTGATGCATTTAGCGGTGTTGAGGAAAATATCTTTTATGTTGATTTTGAAATGAGCCGTGAATCTGCTGAATTGGAGACTATTCTTTCAAGTGAACAAAAAATGGCAAATATAGGCGACGACTTTCGTTCATGGTATAAGCTATTAAAGATGTTTTATACGATTGAAATGGTGCCGGATCAGGCTTACGACAGTATTATCATTGTGAAGAATGCTACACCAACGAAAATGTTCGAGTTAAACTAGAAAGAGAGAAAACCTTAAGAATTTTTAACATGTACCCCTATGAAATCAACAGACTTTCCAATACAGACATCTTTGGAAATAATATATAGTAGGAATTTGCATAAACTAAAAGAGACTGTTCGGTGCTGGAACACTAAACAGCCATACAATAGCTATTCCCTTCAAGGGGATCAGCGAAGTTGGGTATATGACTCACCCTATTGCCGTCCAAAGCTCAAGGGTGGGTTATTTTTTGTCTCTAAAAGATATGATAGACAACACCAAACAATTATTAAGGTCCTTGAAGTCAAAACCTTTCCCCCATTACTTTCCCTCAACAATCTTTGCAAACTCATCAAGAGTCGTTGAATATTTAATATAGATACGCGGTAAAAGATAAAGTTCTTCCTTAATGCCCTTCTTAGTAAATAATTCAGGAGTTGTTGTGAGTCCAAACGAATAATATTTTTTCGTTTCTGCTATAACCTTGTCGTTAGTATTGCCGTAAGGATATGAAAGTGCAATAACAGGTTTGCCTGTTATTTTTTGAATCGTATCTTTAGATCCTTTTAATTCTTTTTCAAATACATTTATTTTTGTTAAATCTGGATGTGTTGCCGTATGAGATTGTATTGAGATGATTCCTGAATCAACCATCTTTTTTATTTCCGAATTCGATAATCGGTTTGAACGACCAATAAAATCAGAAATAACAAAAATAGTTCCGTTTGGTTTAAACTGTTCATTTGTTAGGTTTTGAAAGGTTGCAAAAGCATTCAAATTATTTTTATATCCATCATCAAAGGTAATAAAAATCGGTTTTTTCACGTTCTCAATGTCTTTCCATCTTTCAAAAGTTAATAAAGTATAACCATGATCTCGTAAATAAATCATTTGTTTTTCAAAGTTTTCCGGGGTTACATATAACTCTTTTGAACCAAGACCCTTATATTCGTCGATTGAATGGTAAACTAAAATCGGGACTTTCTGCTGTGCAGAAGTTTGAGATGGAAGCATTAAGATTAAATAACAAATAAACAACATGATTATAGCTTTCATAGAAACCCCCTCTCATTAACCCCTTTATTTTCTCTTTATTTTTCCATTCATTTTGAAGAGATATACAATGTAGATGATAGAAATTTACCCTTTCCACACTTTAGTTTTTCTAATCAGATCATCCAAACTACAAAAAACATGCAGGTTAATATACCCGCATGTTTGTTTGAAGTGTATTTTATTTTCCACTTTTAAATTCTTTCAAAACCTCATTAAATCGATCCGGGAAATTTGTAAACACACCTGTAACTCCCCATTCTAATGCTTTTCTGAGGTCATCCTTCTCATTAATTGTATATGGGTGAATATGCAAACCGTTCTCTCTCACTTTTTCTACATATGCCTTGTCAATTCGTGCAAAGTTTGGACCAACACCTACGGCATACTCCTTTATTTCCTTGATCTCTTCTTCGGTAATTGTTGCTGGAGAGCGATACGATTTAAGTTGTACCAATGGAATCTGTGAGTTAAGTTCATGCATTTTTAATAAACTTTCTTGACTGAACGATTGGATAATAACATGACTTGAGCGCCCATTTACACCTGTAAGCTTGTATTCTTCAAGTAATTCTAGTAGTTTTTCCTCCATACCAGGGTAAACGTCCGGTGATTTTGTTTCTATGTAGTAATCAGCACCACGGCCAAACCTTTCAAATACCTCTTCTAATGTAGGAACTTGAAGTCCTTCATATTCCTCTTTTGCATATTCTGGATACTTTTCATTAAACCATGAACCGGCATCAAGCTCTTTTATTTCCTCTAATGTTTTTTCCTTAACCAATCCAGTGCCGTTTGTAGTTCGGTTTACCGTTTCATCATGCATGGCAATAAGGTGTCCATCCTTTGTCATTTGAAGGTCGATTTCAATATAATCCCCCTTCATTTCCTCACCTAATTCGTATGCTGCAATTGTGTGCTCAGGAGCATGTCCAGAAGCGCCGCGATGTGCAACGTTTAATAGTTTTGTTTCAGTTGTTGGAGAACTTGATTTTCCAGCTGCAGCCGCAACACCAGGTATAGAAACTTGCAGGGTTAACCCTAATGTCAAACATAGTAATGCTGTCTTTCTTAAATTTTTCTTCATTTATATTACACTCCCTTTTTGTAAGTTCTATACTTACATTACTAGGGAAATGTAAATCTTAGATTGATAGATCGTAAATAATTCATTTACAAATAAAAACAGGAAAAAAATCCTGTTCTATTAAATATCACTTCTACCATTTAGTGTCATATAATAGTTTTATTTGCTTATAATCTTATGAAATAGTAGTTATTATCACCCATCAATCGTCTTGTTTTCATTGTTAGTCATTTTATATAAAGCGAGTAAAATTTTATTAACACGTCTGTTTGTTTACAAAAAAGATGGAATAATGGAAATATTTTTACGAGAAATTTACAAAACTCATGGATGAGCTTATTTTAACAAAGTATTTTCCTTATTCTGCAATTCCAAATTTTTCAAGCAAATGCTTCACCAGTTTCTGATAGTAGCTTTCACTTACAAAGCTTTTTGCACCTCTAAGAATTTCTGTCCAATAGTGCTCAGGTGGGGCCACTTCCTTTGCCTTATCAACGACGAAAAACGTTAATACATTCCTATAGGTTTTTCCATCTATCATTACATCAATAAATGAAGGACGATAAATTTGACCCATCACACCTTCTCGGTGGAATAAGTAAGTTAATGCTTCGCGGGATATATGATAGACTTTCCCCTCTACATACTCCGCCGATTCAATAAGATCTGCTCTACCACCATCATGAGATTTTCGGGTATATGCTAATGAATAATTCTTTGCCACACCACAGCCTGCTACTTTTTCAAATTCGTGGTTAACACCTGCCAGCTTAAAGCGCTCATCATCCATGCATGACCCATAGGCAAAATACAATAATTCATTTTGTTGTAAGTATCGATGACACTTCCAATCACCAAACTTAATTTCCTCATGATTAGTATCGTTACTTGAAGAATATACATATACATACGCTTCGATTGTATGGAAATCTGTATGAACCACCTGTGTAATACGTTCATATAGATTGTTCCTTCCCTTACCTTCATAGCCTTCGAGATCATCAAGACTTGCAAGTTGCTTGTCGGTTACTTCATATACCTCCCCGTAGACTCTATTTTTATTGCTTGTAAACAAAGCCGGATATCCATAGCCAGTGTCATATAAAATCCCATTTGTCCAACATTGACGACTGACACACTTCGCATTTTTTAATAAGTAGTGATTAGTTTCATGCTGTCGTAATGTACCGTAAACAAATATCATGTTTAATTTTTCCATCCTTACATTCTCCTTTCCAGCCATTTTTTCACAAGTATATGCTTTGAAAAGTTCGATTAGTTCCAAATAAAAAAGAGCACTTCTGCAGATACACAGCTATGCTCTCTGAATTTCTTCTATAAATTCGTATCGATTACCTTACAAGCTCGTCGATACCTTAACTTTCTTGTCTCTTACTAGTTTTAAACATGTATAACCTAATACAACGATCCATATCATTGTAAGGAAATAGAAACTAATTGAACTGACTGTTAATTCAAAAACTGCTTTACCCATGGCTGTGTGGATACCCAGCATGATTAATGCAAGATTCCAAGTCAAACCTGTTAAATGTATGATCTTTGCTTTCATTTCATTAGCGTACGTGGATAGCATCGTTAACCATGCAATCAAAGGAATGACTTGAAGTCCGTGAAAGCCTAATCCATGAAGCCAGATGATATTACCATCTATACCGGTAAATCGCCCTTGAAGCACAATCATCCAGATGCCACCTGAGAAGGCAATTAACGTTGAGAGTATTCCATAGCGTAAAGCGTTTGACATGAGAGGATTTCGCTTCTTATCACCTTGTTTAAAAATCGATACCGCTAATACAATATATAAAATAATAATGACTAATGAGACTAATCCAAACAGCCCTCCGAGAATCTGATCTTGTATCTCTCCAACCTGTGTAAATCTCGGGTTAATGCCTCTCATGTGTTGGATGGTTTCCACTCCGTAGCTATATAACGTGGAAATAATCAACATCCAACGAAAAAACCGCCTTTTTCTTATTGAAAAATTGACATATCGTAAAATGACGGCAGTTGTCATAATAAAAGTACCAATCGCGATGTTGAAGGACACCGCTTTATATAAATCACCTTCTGGTGGTATAGAGGCTCCAGTAAATAAAATGGTCACCAAACAAACAGCACCTAATAAAATCCCTAACAATCCTGTTAAAAACATGTACCTTTCTTCTAAAAGTATTCGATGATTTACAATACGACCGATAAAATGAACCATTTATTCATCAACCCTTCTTAATGAAATTAACTAAATTTAATATCTCGAATTTAACATACCGACCGTCGGTTTGTAAATGGTTTACTTCTTCTTTCTTCAGTTGTATAGTTAAACTACCTTACAAAATGGAGTGTTTTATCATGATTGAGAGTGAAAGCTTACATAAATTAATTGATGTTACAGAAAAAATTATTGCTGAAAAAGGTTGTCAAAAAACAACACTTAACGAAATAATCAGGCGCAGCGGGTTATCGAAAGGAGCTATTTATCATTACGTTAACAGTAAAAATGAACTTTTTGCCCTTGTCTTAAAGCAACAATTAAAGCAAGTGGATGAAAGGTTTCATGAGAGTATAGGGAAACAAGAAAGAGCAGAGCTTGGAGACCCGCTGCGGGAAACGCTAAGATCTTTTATCCATACAAAAACTAGTGTTTCTAACCAAATCTT carries:
- a CDS encoding CPBP family intramembrane glutamic endopeptidase; the protein is MFLFVAVLFFLGIASISYQQAVFTAFICIAFIILLFTDKERQFIISLLLSFLIGFIIFTVSNNFVEPLTISKEVKILLNRFFLVFIIIGMVFIHLLFHKKVSLYNEKPDWKNPIVLPFHKINTFRFWLIGIIVNGMIYLFFIVQKDVEYIQSLLLFCLFFSMINAVFEEVIWRGIMLSSLMEFSTTRYSVIVTSVGFGLLHLAIGFSIFLSLLISVAGVIYALITLKTNSLYPSIAFHIVVNIGMVYSGFIL
- a CDS encoding phytanoyl-CoA dioxygenase family protein — encoded protein: MTKYKVLNQEQVNQFIELGWVKVEQAFPKEVALEAQKIVWENVEKRGVLKNDRSTWTEEMVHLHENYEHEEFQKCNTKRLADAIEDLVGEGRWANRTVYGESEKKVGYGWWPVNFSQGADQPWNVANTGWHWDGIHFRHYIDSPEQGLLCLNLFSEIGKQGGGTLVAEGSHKVVAKFLSNQPDGIELGDGIRTLNEQHPWFSELTASNKKDNTGTSFEQNELKHESVEQYRIKKFMESPYVDEDGIKLQVVETTGNPGDVILCHPFLYHAASQNHSGVPRFMCNRTTPLTERINLNRPDGNYSPLEWSIKSVIHKEAAI
- a CDS encoding SDR family NAD(P)-dependent oxidoreductase; this encodes MDSFKGQVVWITGSSTGIGRSAALEFSENGADVIVHANSNIEQAQSLVEEIQSKGNRAFLVHGDVSNKENVESMVQQIDQEFGKIDILVNNAGALIKRSRLEDLEEELWDQIIDVNLKSVYLVTKAVLPLMKKQGKGRIINLTSIAAKNGGGAGSIAYAASKGGVSTLTKGLAKDLIEYNILVNAVAPGVITTPFHDKYSTLEQRANAVEQIPMGREGTPEETVGSILFLASKYANYITGEIIEVNGGQLMS
- the gucD gene encoding alpha-ketoglutaric semialdehyde dehydrogenase GucD, translating into MSQTKTAAQTFLNFINNEWKHSSDQDVIASYNPANKEEVVGLVQKSSKSDLDEAVNAAHNAKKGWRKLGQVARGQLLYKVADILEENLEDIAVTMTREMGKTLPEAKGETARGVAILRYYAGEGMRSEGDTIPSTDPEALMFTRRTPLGVVGVITPWNFPVAIPIWKIAPALVYGNTVVFKPATEAAVTAAKVVECFAKAGFPQGVLNFITGSGSVIGQGLIDHPLLNGITFTGSEGVGKNVAKSATDRGIKYQLEMGGKNPVIVAKDADLQLAVDAVLSGGLKSTGQKCTATSRVIVEADIYHQFKELLLNKIDEITIGDGLKDGIWMGPCASEGQFNTVCSYIEKGKQEGASLIYGGEVLTDAEYQNGFFVRPAVFENVNSDMSIAQEEIFGPVLALLKVDSLEKAIDVANDSKYGLSASIFTSNISSFLRFIDDMEAGLVRVNAESAGVELQAPFGGMKASSTGSREQGEAAKEFYTSIKTVFVKGS
- a CDS encoding fumarylacetoacetate hydrolase family protein, with translation MRIIRYKKNEAKLQLAAVDREGFVFDLPYSDFMTFVNDAEKQGKTVLALAQEFIVNEPLEKYENMILTTPIDAPEVWASGVTYEKSRDARNYEATEGKLDATTFYDKVYDAERPEIFFKSTAARTVGPGQEVYLRSDSNWQIPEPELGLVLNKGGKVLGYIAGNDMSCRDIEGENPLYLPQAKMWKNSCSIGPAILLADAVEDPYALTITCRIFRQNEKVFEGNAGVNQLKRKLDELVSYLILDNDIFDGTVLLTGTCVVPPNEFTLNDGDTIEIEISGVGTLRNPVKQLVKKESVAN
- a CDS encoding IclR family transcriptional regulator, with translation MPIIQSVERALRILELFDDREYELSITEISKRMNLHKSTIHSLLKTLQAHSYIKQNEENGKYSLGLKLFERGNYVIENMDLRTNARKYLELLSYQTKNTVHLVILDGQEGVYIDKVEGHGVTVFYSKIGRRVPIHTSAVGKALVAFKNDREIEDILSNYQFKQRTDKTITDKEEFLNELQIVRTKGFAIDNEENEPGIFCIAVPIMDHTDKVIAAISMSLSSAKAKDEIIDEYKTLLKETGEQISVSIGYGYKRI
- a CDS encoding erythromycin esterase family protein, with the protein product MSFLKSCTLFIAVIAFTALFSGCGKGEPIENADQYISTVDLMDIPDDVEVIGLGEATHGNIEFQELKKQVFETLIKKENVRVFILEGDFGGGQQINNYIVNGEGTAEAVVNSLDYSIYKTKQMMDLVQWMHDYNESVKEDEKIRFYGNDMQRYDFSKKELFAYYAGVNKEVANKYAEQLNHVSNETMRELTTEKLEKVDDTVDDIIGDLQSNKAEYLEKSSPEDFAFATAYAQNMKQRAQLFLNEENYTHLRDQYLAENLQWIIEYEKKRGNDKVFFTGHNGHVEKTSASAAGYKSMGNYLDEIYGTKYFAIGTDFINSEFQAKSDDSGSRKVFTVENHNELVDAFSGVEENIFYVDFEMSRESAELETILSSEQKMANIGDDFRSWYKLLKMFYTIEMVPDQAYDSIIIVKNATPTKMFELN